The genome window TGTCATAATGTTGTTAGTACTTTATAAGCATGTAATTCTTATATTGCAAGTGCACAATGTAGTCATAGCTTTTTCCTTAAAGTATTGCAAGGTTTATGTCAAActtaattgaaactaggtgttgataatttaaatttttcatatcgGTTTTTTTATTTCCCTAACGATAATTGCACCATTAGGAATATCTGTGTTTATAGTACTGTTATTTTGGTACTTTTTCATCCAAGGCCGTTTTCAAAAATTacattttaaatttgacaaattcAGATGCAATTTTTGAGGGTCGAAATGATTtcgaataaaaagttgtcaactacaaaattttataacttttagagatctataatttttattttggtggttttttcgTACGAGGTCATATAAAAAACTCAAAAAAAATTAGGATAGAGATTATTTCTAATGGTGGCTTCTTAAGAGAACCAACTGTTAAAATCATGGATTTGTGCTGACATTTTTCTTAAGAAACCACCAATAAAAATATGATTTCTATTGGCCGCATGTAGAAATGCATGATTTGCACTTGCGGAACCGCCCGTGAAATATTGTGTGTACTGGCGGTTCTTGAGTTGGGATAGCTAATTTAATATCTGTGGCATTTGATAACCAAAATCGTGTAAAAATTAGACCTCACCGTAGGTATAAAGTTGTTTTCTACTAGTGCATGCATGTGATGAGATGTATAAATAGGCTCTAAATTTCTTTGTAATTAGTTGTGTTGACTTAGATGCTAGTCGAGTAGATTTTATTATTTTTCTTGCTAATGAGTTTTTTCTATGCAATGCATGTGTTAAGATCCTTATCCTAGTTTTCACTAAGTTCCAAATAAACCATGGAATACTCGGATTCTAACACCTTATCCCATTAATGGTTATAGTTGGTGTGGGTTTAGTACCCGTGTACCACCTTGGAAGTTTCTGATGTTGACAATCAGCTTATGATCCTTGTCACTCCAAGCTATCATGTCTAGGTCAGCATTTTACATAGATCGATGTACTATGTGTATGCGGACCGCACCCGTTCCATGTGCAGAGCTTGGGGCGTAAGAAGACTTTTGGACGCAAGGTTTTACAAAAAGATAATGCATAATTATATACAATCATTGTAACATATTCACATAGATATGAGGAAGACAGGCGAAATATAACTAACACATACAAGTAGACACATTAATATATAAATAACACATTGGTAAAATTTCATTGTATTGCTCAGGGGCAAATTTCAATGAAACTGTTTCTAGCCCATATATAGTATGGTACTAATGACctttaacaaccaactaggttttACATGCATCATTGGATACAAAACATATAGATAGAAATTAAACTAGTCAATGGACGTTGTCCATATCTATCTACCTATTGATTATATATGAAGAAAGCCTCTCCCAGCTGCTGATGACCATTATATATATTATCGGTTATATATCTGGCTCTCCTCCGTCGCTGGAGGAGCTATAGAAGAACTTGCAGTTGCCTGCTGGTCTGTAATCCATGTAGCTACCTGGTTGTTACTTGCCTGGCTGCTGGCATACGGGAGGCTGTTAAAGGCACAGTAGTTTGTATTATTGTACGCACGGCCAGCAGTGAAGGTGAGCGCCTCCCAGCTGCTAGAGGAGTTGTTCTGCCGCACCCATGGCTGTGTGTCGTAGAGGCCAACATCGTTGATGCTAAAGCGTTGTTTCTCTGTGGTGCACTCCTGCCTGCGGAAATACTTCTGTGCATGGCTAGAGATCTGCACTGGTGTCCTTGTGGGGACGAAGTACTTGGAGATGTTCTTCCATTTACCACGGCCAAACACTTCTAGACCACGAAGGAAATTCCTATATATAGTACGTAAGCAAGATTAATATAATAATCAGATAAAAATAGATGTCCTACCATCATATACTCTAATGATCAGTGAAAATCAAATCTCAGCATCTCATGGTATGAAATTATGAATACTACCACATGCTTATTAAATGTACTGAAAATTAATAACACTGAACGaagatgtatatatgtgacaaaGATTCCAAATGAATAATGCAAAAATTAATTAAAGACCTGTGCTCATCTGTAGTCCAAAACTTCACTGCATGCCTCCTTTGATTAGGAACAACATTTGGCATATGTTGTTGTCCCTGAACAAGCCTCATGGCATCCGTATCATCCATTAGATAGCCTTGCATCATGTCCATGTTGTCCACGGGTGGAACGACCTCCGTTGGCATCCCAAAGTTATTGTGGTTCACAATGGCACTACGACTTGCCACAACATGCTGGTTGTTTGTGTAGGTGTTGTTGGCGATGTGACTAGTGATGAGTGAGTTCATCATATTGATCTCGGGAGCGCTCCACACACTGTTGAAGTTGGGATTCATGAGGTGCGAGGGATTAAGTACTACACAAGTTGTTACAGTGTTTGGATGTGGAGTGGATGTCAAGGACAAGGCCCGGTATTTATAGGCCTTGTGGCAAATCTTTTAGTTCTAGTTTCAATTTATTCTACATTATTTAACTTATATATATTTAGTCAAACAATTTATTTTAATCATAATATTAATGATATATATATCTAGTCATGTGTGTCCATATCTTGGTGATGCTATAATTTTATACTTGTAGTGAGGCATGCTTCAATGGCTTAGGTCAACGATTGAAAAGATTGAGATATCAATGGCTAAGGACAAATGAGACCACATATCGTTCACAGTGATATAATGTCCATTTTAACTGAAGAGGGCCTATTCCACAATATAAAAAGACCATTTGACACAAGACAATACTAGCTAGGAGTGCAATTTAGGCCGGTTGGTTGGACTAGCCGGGTTGATCCCAGGGCCATACTTCCAACAAGAGTATATCTTTGTCATAAGAACACAATTTTATGATAGAATTAAGGCAGCAATTGCGTAAACGTTCACATCTGTCTGGTCAACTTGGGTACACAAAGGATGCACTCCTGCAGGACATATGATGTTAAGACATTTTTTTAAATATTTATCGTCTGattagtttatttttaaactaaaccgtgataaaataaaataatacatAGTATAGCTACATGCAGACGCGCTAGCGTTGACTTAGAGTACGACGCGAGGACAAATCTTGGTGCAGCCCAGCAATTTGTTGATAGTGTGCTTGGCATACTGATAAGGTGTCAAGGAATTAATACATGCATGCAAACATCCATAATATATACCTATGGATGCGCATAGGCCATGCCACTATTCTTGAGCACACAGGATAGAAGGAAACTGATGCCGAGATTCGCTACTATCTATTGACTCTCCATCTTacgttatatataaaagcattgtTATTTATTATTTAATGTGTTTCCACTACTTAAATAAACGTGAATTGTTCGAATCCAATATTCATATCTTTCCTTGTGATATGACATTTATTAGTTTTGTTTTTTCTTATGTCTAAATACACTATAATCTTGAGAGTGGAAGTAAACtctagggtgtttggtttgaggattcTCTCCATCCAAGATGAGGTTGTGTATCATGAGTGTATTCTTCAAATTTGGTAGAATAACTATAtttctcatattagtactaactaactatgagaaatgatgtgatgatggatTAACTCATTCCATTTCACCAACCAAATAAAAAGgtaaggagtgagaagatgatgaacTAGGTTATATCTCAAATCAAACATCCTATTAACTTTTGACCTTAGTCACACCTATATATGTATGGCATATG of Zea mays cultivar B73 chromosome 8, Zm-B73-REFERENCE-NAM-5.0, whole genome shotgun sequence contains these proteins:
- the LOC103635903 gene encoding myb-like protein J, which gives rise to MNPNFNSVWSAPEINMMNSLITSHIANNTYTNNQHVVASRSAIVNHNNFGMPTEVVPPVDNMDMMQGYLMDDTDAMRLVQGQQHMPNVVPNQRRHAVKFWTTDEHRNFLRGLEVFGRGKWKNISKYFVPTRTPVQISSHAQKYFRRQECTTEKQRFSINDVGLYDTQPWVRQNNSSSSWEALTFTAGRAYNNTNYCAFNSLPYASSQASNNQVATWITDQQATASSSIAPPATEESQIYNR